The following are encoded together in the Peromyscus leucopus breed LL Stock chromosome 1, UCI_PerLeu_2.1, whole genome shotgun sequence genome:
- the LOC114686914 gene encoding olfactory receptor 52H1-like → MYNLSCYNPTSFILVGIPGLEKFHIWIGIPFCIIYVVAIVGNCILLYLIAVEQSLHEPMFMFLSMLASTDLILSTATVPKLLSNLWFGSQEITFSCCLTQMFFLHFSFVVDSAILLAMAFDRYVAICLPLRYNTILTPQVMVKITVSIIVRSFSVILPDVFLLKRLPFCKTRVIPHTYCEHIGVARLSSADISVNIWYGFSVPLMTVISDVILIAVSYIFILRAVFLLSSQGARQKALSTCGSHVCVILMFYTPAFFSILAHRFGHSVPRNVLILFANFYVAIPPALNPVVYGVKTKQIQDKFLLLFSLRKTQ, encoded by the coding sequence ATGTACAACCTAAGCTGTTACAACCCAACTTCTTTCATCCTTGTTGGGATACCCGGCTTGGAaaagttccacatctggatcggGATTCCCTTTTGCATCATCTATGTTGTGGCTATTGTAGGCAACTGCATCCTCCTCTATCTGATTGCAGTGGAGCAGAGCCTCCATGAGCCCATGTTTATGTTCCTGTCCATGCTGGCCAGCACAGACCTCATCTTGTCCACTGCCACAGTACCCAAACTGCTCAGCAACCTCTGGTTTGGCTCCCAAGAAATTACCTTCTCTTGTTGTCTCACTCAGATGTTTTTTCTGCACTTCAGCTTTGTAGTGGACTCGGCTATCCTGTTAGCCATGGCGTTTGATCGCTATGTGGCTATTTGCTTGCCCTTGAGGTACAACACCATCCTGACTCCGCAGGTGATGGTCAAGATTACGGTGAGCATTATTGTGAGGAGCTTCTCAGTCATCCTGCCAGATGTATTCCTGCTGAAGCGGCTGCCATTTTGCAAAACACGTGTTATCCCTCACACATATTGTGAGCATATAGGCGTTGCCAGGCTTTCCTCTGCAGACATCTCTGTCAACATCTGGTATGGGTTTTCTGTTCCTCTCATGACTGTCATCTCAGATGTCATCCTGATTGCTGTATCCTACATCTTTATCCTCAGGGCAGTTTTTCTGCTCTCTTCCCAGGGTGCCCGCCAAAAGGCCCTGAGCACATGTGGTTCCCATGTCTGTGTCATCCTCATGTTCTACACACCTGCCTTCTTCTCCATTCTTGCTCATCGTTTTGGGCACAGTGTCCCTCGTAATGTTCTCATCTTATTTGCCAACTTCTATGTGGCTATCCCTCCGGCTCTAAATCCAGTTGTTTATGGAGTGAAGACCAAGCAGATCCAGGACaaattccttcttctcttctctttgaggAAGACACAATGA